DNA sequence from the Streptomyces tsukubensis genome:
GGGGTACGGGCGGGGCGGTGTGGCGGGGCCGTACGGACCGGCTGGCGGTGGCGTCCGCAGGTCGCGGGCCGCGCGCGGCGGGCCCGTTGCCGCGGGTGATGACGGCGGTGGTGACGTGCGGTGCGACGGAGCCGCCGCGGCCGGTGGGGGTGGCCCAATGACGGAGAAGGCGGAAGGGGTACGGGTCTCCGGGGCACCCGGAGACGCCCAGCGCCCCGGCCCGGAGCGCCCGGCGGGCTCCCGCGTCCGGGACCCGGGTCCCGGACCGGATGCCCTCGGCCCGGGCCGCCGGGCGGACCACCCGGCGCCGCCGGCGGGCGACCCGGCCGGGGGCGGGAACGCTCCGGTCGCGGGCGCGGGCGGCACGTCCACCGCCGGGGAGTCCACGCCCGGCACCGGACCGGAACCGTCTTCGACGGCAGCCCGCCGTCCGGGCGCTGAGCCCACCGGCCACAACTCCGGAGGCCGGGGCGCCGGAACACCCGCAGCGGCGTCCGGCCGCCTGAGCGGGGCCGAGGGCCGTCCGGCCGGTGAACCCACCCGGCAGGGCCCCGGCGCCGGGACCGATGCGGGGTTGCTGGCGCCCGTGTGGGCCGGGACGCCGGTGGAGGGGGTGACCTCGGACGAGGCGTGGCTGGCGGCGATGGTGGAGTTCGAGGGGGCCCTCGCCGATGCGCAGGCCGAGCTGGGTGCCGTACCGCACGGGGTGGGGGACGCGGTGCGGGCGGCCGGGGCGGGCGGCGGGCTCGACCCGGTGGCGCTGGCGCGGCGGGGGCGGGAGGCCGCCAATCCGGTGGTGTTCTTCGTGTCCCGGCTCACGGAACTCGTCGCCGCCGCCGATCCGGAGGCCGCCCGGTACGTCCACGCGGCCTCCACCAGTCAGGACGTCCTGGACTCGGCGGCGATGCTCGTCGCCCGGCGGGCCCTGGAACTGCTCCACGGCGATCTGGGAAGGATCCGTACGGCGCTGGCCGCACTGGCCCGGGCGCACCGGGACACCCCGGCCGCCGCCCGTACCCTCACCCAGCACGCCGTGCCGACCACCGTCGGCCTACGGGCGGCCGGCTGGCTGACGCTCGCCTCCGACGCCCACGACCGGGTGGGCGCCCTGCTGGCGCGGGGCCTGCCGGTGTCGATGGGCGGCGCCGCGGGCACCCTGGCCGCCTACCACGACCAGCTCCGCACGGCCGGGGCGGCCGGGGACCATCCCGAGCTGCGGCTCGTGGAGCTGGTCGCCGGGCGGCTGGGGCTGGCCGCCCCCGAGGTGCCGTGGCACGCCGTCCGTACCCCCGTCGCCGAACTCGGCGCCGTACTGTCCCTGGCCGCGGGCGCGCTCGGCAAGTTCGCCGCCGATGTGCTCGTGCTGACGCGGACGGAGATCGGTGAGGTCGTCGAGCCCGCCGCCGCGGGCCGCGGCCGGTCGTCGGCGATGCCGCAGAAGCGGAATCCGGTGCTGAGCACCCTGGTGGCGTCGGCCGCCCGGCAGGTGCCGGTGTACGCGCTGGTGCTCCAGCAGTCGGTGGTCGCGGAGGACGAGCGGTCCGCGGGCGCCTGGCATGCGGAGTGGGAGCCGCTGCGGCAGTGCCTGCGGCTCACCGGCGGCGCGGCGCACACC
Encoded proteins:
- a CDS encoding lyase family protein, giving the protein MTEKAEGVRVSGAPGDAQRPGPERPAGSRVRDPGPGPDALGPGRRADHPAPPAGDPAGGGNAPVAGAGGTSTAGESTPGTGPEPSSTAARRPGAEPTGHNSGGRGAGTPAAASGRLSGAEGRPAGEPTRQGPGAGTDAGLLAPVWAGTPVEGVTSDEAWLAAMVEFEGALADAQAELGAVPHGVGDAVRAAGAGGGLDPVALARRGREAANPVVFFVSRLTELVAAADPEAARYVHAASTSQDVLDSAAMLVARRALELLHGDLGRIRTALAALARAHRDTPAAARTLTQHAVPTTVGLRAAGWLTLASDAHDRVGALLARGLPVSMGGAAGTLAAYHDQLRTAGAAGDHPELRLVELVAGRLGLAAPEVPWHAVRTPVAELGAVLSLAAGALGKFAADVLVLTRTEIGEVVEPAAAGRGRSSAMPQKRNPVLSTLVASAARQVPVYALVLQQSVVAEDERSAGAWHAEWEPLRQCLRLTGGAAHTAAELAEGLAVSVDRVRANTALTGAGLVAERLSVALAADLGRTRAKEIVTRAVRGTEDGIPPVEALRLALAEAGCADEVSFAPGELLDPAGYLGAAGPLVDRAVRRAAAPPPDPGPAGPVPHEQHPPHVSEHDEDDEDSETADDDQ